A portion of the Cryptomeria japonica chromosome 5, Sugi_1.0, whole genome shotgun sequence genome contains these proteins:
- the LOC131067324 gene encoding myb-related protein 308-like, which translates to MGSWSKKEDDKLIVYIHAHGEGRWKSLPKAAGLRRRVKSCRRRWVNYLKPDLRRGNFSEEEDELIIELQLLWGNKWSRIAGRLPRRTDNEIKNHLESTHIKRKLLSRGIDLQSRRTIQPFHSDGSSSRDDRSPSHEISMVDSLQSEPCIVTSNFDLAASNGASGSEETCDVNLELTLCLQSPASRANISQ; encoded by the exons ATGGGATCATGGAGCAAGAAAGAAGATGACAAGCTCATTGTATACATCCACGCCCATGGTGAAGGCCGCTGGAAGTCTCTTCCCAAGGCAGCAG GCCTTCGGAGACGTGTGAAGAGCTGCAGACGCAGGTGGGTAAACTATTTGAAGCCTGATCTCAGAAGAGGGAATTtctcagaagaagaagatgagctAATCATCGAGCTCCAACTCCTCTGGGGAAACAA ATGGTCTCGGATTGCAGGGAGATTGCCTCGGCGAACGGACAATGAAATAAAGAATCACCTGGAATCGACCCACATCAAGAGAAAATTGCTGAGCCGGGGAATCGACCTACAGTCGCGCCGCACCATTCAGCCCTTCCATAGCGATGGCAGCAGTAGCAGAGATGACAGGTCTCCCAGTCACGAAatttcaatggtggattctttacAGAGTGAGCCCTGCATTGTGACAAGCAATTTCGATCTTGCTGCTTCAAATGGTGCGAGTGGAAGCGAAGAGACGTGTGATGTGAATCTGGAATTGACTCTCTGTTTGCAGTCTCCTGCCTCTCGTGCGAATATATCGCAATAG